The Vigna unguiculata cultivar IT97K-499-35 chromosome 6, ASM411807v1, whole genome shotgun sequence genome contains a region encoding:
- the LOC114188777 gene encoding uncharacterized protein LOC114188777 — protein MENYSYQSYPDSGDSSPRSREIDFDNPPPPWDEQQQQQQNYKVKFMCSYGGKIHPRSHDNQLSYVGGETKILAVDRSIKFGALLAKLSALCEVAPQESNGSSLTFKYQLPGEDLDALISVTNDDDLDHMMHEYDRLYRASARPARMRLFLFLADTLPSPLPASAPLQPVIKPNNVDFLFGLEKGAGVAVAAQPAQIPPAAVKFHDPVPEPVAPPPEYQSRLNLNPADRVSASDPSAIQRQLQQLQIAESEQGAYRRKSEDNYPAGDYYVQKLPEKFPPANLQTNAQGYWSEKHVSGEAYPPGVSAPSGGGDAPVYMIPAPGGFYHAPVVRPPATQGYYAVQRMASDGYREAAMYGGVTPAKPAAQANLAPGQQPVKAPAYTEGFGVMRPSGIVDNTGAPYAQVAYDSAGGRQVYYTAPGGVVHAPPYHGVFPPVTSDLRQTAVTLGQDVKVLNKVTQGSV, from the coding sequence atGGAGAATTATTCATACCAATCATACCCTGATTCTGGCGACTCCTCTCCACGCTCCAGAGAGATCGACTTTGATAACCCTCCTCCTCCATGGGACgaacaacagcaacaacagcAGAATTACAAGGTAAAGTTCATGTGCAGCTACGGCGGCAAGATCCACCCACGCTCCCACGACAACCAACTGTCATACGTCGGCGGCGAGACCAAGATCCTCGCCGTCGACCGCTCCATAAAGTTTGGAGCCCTGCTGGCCAAGctctcggccctctgcgaggtgGCGCCGCAAGAAAGCAACGGCAGCAGCCTCACCTTCAAGTACCAGCTCCCGGGCGAAGACCTCGACGCTCTCATCTCCGTCACCAACGACGACGACCTCGACCACATGATGCACGAGTACGATCGCCTCTACCGCGCTTCCGCTAGACCCGCCCGCATGCGATTATTCCTCTTTCTCGCCGATACTCTTCCTTCTCCGCTTCCTGCTTCCGCACCGCTCCAACCTGTGATTAAACCAAATAACGTCGATTTCCTCTTCGGTCTCGAGAAGGGCGCCGGTGTCGCCGTCGCGGCTCAGCCGGCTCAGATTCCGCCTGCGGCAGTCAAATTTCATGATCCGGTGCCGGAGCCCGTCGCGCCACCGCCGGAGTACCAGTCGCGGCTGAATTTAAACCCTGCGGACAGAGTTTCGGCCTCGGATCCGAGCGCGATTCAGCGCCAGTTGCAGCAATTGCAAATTGCGGAGAGCGAGCAAGGCGCGTACCGGAGAAAGAGCGAGGACAATTACCCCGCCGGTGATTATTACGTTCAGAAGCTGCCTGAGAAGTTCCCTCCGGCGAATTTACAGACCAACGCCCAGGGCTACTGGTCGGAAAAGCATGTTTCCGGCGAAGCCTATCCACCGGGGGTGTCCGCTCCGTCCGGTGGAGGAGATGCGCCGGTTTACATGATACCGGCGCCGGGGGGGTTCTATCATGCGCCGGTGGTGCGGCCTCCAGCCACACAGGGGTACTACGCGGTGCAGCGAATGGCTTCAGATGGTTACCGTGAAGCGGCGATGTACGGCGGTGTAACGCCGGCTAAACCGGCGGCTCAAGCGAACTTGGCGCCAGGGCAGCAGCCGGTTAAGGCTCCCGCGTATACGGAAGGATTCGGTGTGATGCGGCCAAGTGGGATAGTGGATAATACGGGTGCGCCGTACGCACAGGTAGCGTACGATAGTGCAGGTGGGAGACAGGTTTATTATACTGCACCGGGTGGCGTAGTGCACGCTCCTCCGTACCATGGCGTTTTTCCTCCGGTCACCTCTGATCTGAGACAAACTGCGGTGACGTTGGGTCAAGATGTTAAAGTGTTGAACAAAGTTACTCAAGGTTCAGTGTGA
- the LOC114187668 gene encoding transcription factor GTE7-like → MASAVLANRNEPNWPQHRVGGAGLMGKAPFANSNPKLANSKRTQAASDDASSINRRSNEAVTHSQYVSFNIGSLLKKELYDIKNRLVAELDQVQKFITRIESAELQPGQSFNGHPKKSSSKKVSGNKRPLPLNSTKEFKRSHPEVGNLMKGCSQVLQKLMKHKHGWIFNVPVDAVRMGLHDYYDIIKQPMDLGTVKSNLSKNKYSTPSDFASDVRLTFNNALTYNPKGHDVYTMAEQLLTRFEELYCPIHEKLEDLVGHDRDFEEELQASSWNHVEPERVKKKENPIPPAKLQQEPPQPAPSSSNPPLLQSPVRTPSPMRVPPVKPLKQPKPKAKDPNKREMSLEEKHKLGLGLQSLPAEKMEQVVQIIRRRNGHLKQDGDEIELDIEVVDTETLWELDRFVTNYKKMVSKIKRQALMGNINNSVAPNKANMELPASEKADGMPTELKKPKKVEAGDEDVDIGDDMPMGVFPLWRLRKIKMLLVAMQVVVLVALAVQAVTPHRQVIRILVVPLEVIPKQTMGIRSCQGYLLLVVKHDHAGGWMKKFLLHWLPLRVWIEYMDKGL, encoded by the exons ATGGCTTCCGCCGTCTTAGCCAACCGGAACGAACCTAATTGGCCGCAGCACAGAGTTGGTGGAGCTGGATTAATGGGAAAAGCACCCTTCGCTAATTCTAATCCTAAATTAGCAAATAGCAAGAGGACCCAGGCTGCTTCTGACGATGCTTCTTCTATCAACAGGCGATCCAATGAAGCAGTGACTCACTCCCAATACGTGTCCTTCAACATCGGATCCTTATTGAAGAAGGAACTCTACGACATCAAGAATAGGCTTGTCGCAGAGCTCGATCAGGTTCAGAAATTCATAACTCGAATCGAGTCAGCGGAGTTACAACCTGGGCAGAGCTTCAATGGCCACCCGAAGAAATCCTCGAGCAAAAAGGTGTCCGGCAACAAGCGACCCTTGCCGTTGAATTCCACGAAGGAGTTTAAACGTTCGCATCCGGAAGTTGGGAACTTGATGAAGGGCTGCTCGCAGGTTTTGCAGAAGCTGATGAAGCATAAACATGGGTGGATCTTCAATGTACCAGTTGACGCTGTCAGAATGGGTCTCCATGATTACTACGATATAATTAAACAGCCTATGGATCTTGGAACGGTGAAGTCCAATCTTTCCAAAAACAAGTACTCGACGCCTTCCGATTTTGCCTCTGATGTGAGGTTAACGTTCAACAATGCACTGACTTATAACCCTAAGGGTCACGATGTGTACACCATGGCGGAGCAGCTTTTGACGAGGTTTGAGGAGCTGTATTGCCCGATACATGAGAAACTCGAAGATTTGGTAGGACATGATCGCGATTTTGAGGAGGAATTGCAAGCTAGTTCGTGGAACCACGTTGAGCCAGAGAgggtgaagaagaaggagaatcCGATCCCTCCTGCTAAATTGCAACAAGAGCCTCCGCAGCCAGCTCCAAGTTCTTCTAACCCTCCTTTGCTGCAGTCCCCCGTGCGCACACCTTCTCCCATGCGAGTCCCTCCCGTTAAGCCTTTGAAGCAGCCTAAGCCGAAGGCTAAGGATCCCAACAAGAGGGAGATGAGTCTTGAAGAGAAACACAAGCTGGGGTTAGGACTGCAGAGTTTACCAGCAGAGAAAATGGAACAGGTGGTGCAGATCATAAGGAGGAGGAACGGGCATTTGAAGCAGGATGGGGATGAGATCGAGCTAGATATTGAGGTTGTTGACACAGAGACTCTTTGGGAACTTGATAGGTTTGTGACTAATTATAAGAAGATGGTTAGCAAGATTAAGAGGCAGGCATTGATGGGCAACATCAACAACAGTGTGGCGCCAAACAAGGCCAATATG GAATTGCCTGCTAGTGAGAAGGCTGATGGGATGCCAACTGAGTTGAAGAAGCCAAAGAAAGTAGAAGCAGGAGATGAGGACGTTGACATTGGTGATGATATGCCAATGGGTGTGTTTCCCCTGTGGAGAttgagaaagataaagatgttGCTGGTGGCCATGCAAGTAGTAGTTCTAGTAGCTCTAGCGGTTCAAGCAGTGACTCCCCATCGTCAAGTG ATTCGGATTCTGGTAGTTCCTCTGGAAGTGATTCCGAAGCAGACAATGGGCATTCGTAGCTGCCAGGGATATTTGTTACTAGTGGTCAAACATGATCATGCTGGTGGGTGGATGAAGAAATTCTTGCTTCATTGGCTTCCTTTGAGGGTGTGGATTGAATACATGGACAAG GGATTGTGA